The Saprospiraceae bacterium genome includes a window with the following:
- the alaS gene encoding alanine--tRNA ligase, with protein MTSNEIRQKFLDFFASKNHKIVASAPIVIKNDPTLMFTNAGMNQFKDFFLGNKKPDIPRIADTQKCLRVSGKHNDLEEVGVDTYHHTMFEMLGNWSIGDYFKAEAIAWSWELLTEVYKLPKDRLYVSVFEGDPKENLPPSQIALKEWSKLVPQDHIIFGNKKDNFWEMGDTGPCGPCSEIHIDLRSDEERAITPGHQLVNNDHPQVIEIWNNVFIQYNRKADGTLEPLPAMHVDTGMGFERLVRAIQNKSSNYDTDVFTGTIAEVEKITCKSYHFSDTKQDVAFRVLADHIRAISFTIADGQLPSNNGAGYVIRRILRRAVRYYYTYLDYRQPLLHQLIDVLSRQFENVFPELYLQKSFVEKVIREEERSFLKTLEGGLKRIDDLKVTDNVVDGRDVFELYDTYGFPVDLTRLIADEKGWKVDEAGFSLALNEQKERSRADAKRETGDWVIINKDGQSEFLGYDNLVVNDSRAINYRVLKQKDLELYQIVLDKTPFYPEGGGQVGDTGFLMFDGEVVMVLDTKKENDLIIHIIDRIPDNIASPIYAEIDAIKRTLTENNHSATHLLHAALRQVLGTHVHQKGSLVKDDYLRFDVSHFQKITDYELAQVEKIVNQKIRQNIALEEARSIPLEAAKEAGAMMLFGEKYGDTVRMITFDPSYSRELCGGCHVRATGQLGFFKITSEAGIAAGVRRIEAVTADKAEEYINKQVKELTAVKSFFKNNVNTVKNISDLYDENKNLLREIEKLRVIQAASLKDTLISAAKDQGGIKVLAAKLKDIDSKSAKTLAHNLQQALGESVILFGLEDQDKATIMLTISETLTKSKSWHAGNIVKSLATEINGGGGGQAFFATAGGTDVDGLDKALNRLNEFI; from the coding sequence ATGACATCCAACGAAATCAGGCAAAAATTTCTTGACTTTTTTGCATCCAAAAACCATAAAATAGTCGCTTCGGCCCCTATTGTGATCAAAAATGACCCAACATTGATGTTTACAAATGCGGGAATGAACCAGTTTAAAGACTTTTTCCTTGGTAATAAAAAGCCGGATATTCCCAGGATAGCCGATACCCAAAAATGCCTGAGGGTCAGCGGAAAACACAATGATCTTGAGGAAGTGGGTGTCGATACTTATCATCATACGATGTTTGAGATGCTGGGCAACTGGAGTATTGGTGACTATTTCAAAGCTGAAGCCATAGCCTGGAGTTGGGAATTACTTACAGAAGTTTATAAACTACCTAAGGATAGATTATATGTTTCAGTATTTGAAGGTGATCCGAAAGAAAACCTTCCACCTTCTCAAATTGCACTCAAGGAGTGGTCCAAATTGGTACCTCAGGATCATATCATCTTTGGCAATAAAAAAGATAATTTCTGGGAAATGGGTGATACAGGTCCTTGTGGGCCATGTAGTGAGATTCATATCGATCTTCGGTCTGATGAAGAGAGAGCGATCACTCCGGGCCATCAACTTGTCAATAATGATCATCCGCAGGTGATCGAAATTTGGAATAACGTATTCATCCAATACAATAGAAAAGCAGATGGCACACTCGAACCGCTTCCTGCTATGCATGTAGACACAGGCATGGGTTTCGAGCGTCTGGTGCGCGCCATTCAGAATAAATCGAGCAATTATGATACTGACGTGTTTACGGGTACCATAGCAGAAGTGGAAAAAATCACTTGCAAATCCTACCACTTTAGTGATACTAAGCAGGATGTAGCTTTCAGAGTGCTCGCAGACCATATCAGAGCGATATCATTTACTATAGCAGATGGTCAGCTACCATCCAATAATGGTGCTGGTTATGTCATCCGCAGGATACTGAGACGCGCTGTCAGATATTATTATACTTATCTGGATTACAGACAGCCGCTATTGCATCAGTTGATAGACGTGCTATCCCGACAGTTTGAAAATGTGTTTCCTGAGCTTTATCTGCAGAAGTCTTTTGTTGAAAAAGTCATCAGAGAAGAAGAACGATCATTTCTCAAGACCCTGGAAGGAGGTCTGAAGAGAATAGATGATCTGAAGGTCACTGATAATGTAGTGGATGGAAGAGATGTTTTTGAGCTCTATGACACTTATGGCTTCCCTGTAGACCTGACAAGGCTGATAGCGGACGAAAAAGGCTGGAAGGTAGATGAAGCGGGATTTAGCCTGGCACTCAATGAGCAAAAAGAACGTTCACGGGCTGATGCCAAAAGAGAAACAGGAGATTGGGTCATCATCAATAAAGATGGGCAATCCGAATTTTTGGGTTATGACAATCTGGTAGTCAATGATAGCCGGGCAATCAACTACAGGGTATTGAAGCAAAAAGATCTCGAGCTATATCAGATAGTGTTGGACAAAACTCCTTTCTACCCTGAAGGAGGAGGACAAGTAGGGGATACCGGATTTTTGATGTTTGACGGTGAAGTAGTTATGGTACTGGATACCAAAAAGGAAAATGACCTGATCATACACATTATCGACAGAATTCCTGATAATATTGCAAGTCCAATTTACGCAGAAATAGATGCAATTAAACGTACTTTAACTGAAAATAATCACTCAGCGACGCACCTGCTTCATGCTGCTTTGAGACAAGTTCTGGGTACTCATGTGCATCAAAAAGGTTCATTGGTCAAAGATGATTATTTAAGATTTGATGTTTCTCATTTCCAGAAAATCACTGATTATGAGCTCGCACAGGTCGAAAAAATAGTCAACCAGAAGATCCGTCAGAATATTGCCCTTGAAGAAGCGAGATCTATCCCATTGGAAGCTGCGAAGGAGGCAGGAGCCATGATGCTTTTTGGAGAAAAATATGGTGACACAGTGCGTATGATCACTTTTGATCCGTCTTATTCAAGGGAACTTTGTGGTGGATGCCATGTAAGGGCTACAGGTCAGCTTGGATTTTTTAAGATCACTTCAGAAGCAGGTATTGCAGCCGGAGTCAGAAGGATAGAAGCAGTCACTGCCGATAAAGCCGAAGAATATATCAATAAACAGGTGAAAGAATTGACTGCCGTAAAGTCATTTTTCAAAAATAATGTCAATACGGTCAAAAACATTTCAGATCTCTATGATGAAAACAAAAACCTGCTGCGCGAGATCGAAAAGCTAAGAGTGATCCAGGCAGCATCACTAAAGGATACACTGATCTCAGCTGCAAAGGATCAAGGTGGCATCAAAGTTTTGGCCGCAAAACTCAAAGACATTGACAGTAAATCAGCAAAAACTTTGGCACATAACCTACAGCAGGCGTTGGGCGAATCTGTGATCTTGTTTGGCCTGGAAGATCAAGACAAAGCAACCATCATGCTCACCATTTCTGAGACATTGACCAAATCCAAATCCTGGCATGCCGGCAACATAGTCAAGTCTTTAGCCACAGAAATCAATGGCGGTGGTGGTGGTCAAGCATTCTTTGCAACCGCCGGTGGTACTGATGTCGATGGTTTGGACAAGGCATTGAACAGATTGAATGAATTTATTTGA
- a CDS encoding GNAT family N-acetyltransferase, translating to MNIFLPSEINTENLILRPLQVEDAPSLFALDSDNRVMQYLGNQVLTDIAQVYQYLENIILQYEENGIGRWTVIENKSGKLIGWSGIKLIREETNGHEDFYDLGYRLRPQFWGLGYATESAKAWTKIADETLNIEFLYATANVENQGSQRVLKKSGFEITSSYDFILSGVPIPCVWMERKRK from the coding sequence ATGAACATATTTTTACCATCTGAAATTAATACAGAAAATCTCATATTAAGGCCCTTACAAGTAGAAGATGCGCCTTCATTGTTTGCACTCGATTCTGATAACCGGGTCATGCAATACTTAGGCAATCAAGTACTTACAGATATAGCTCAAGTGTATCAATATCTCGAAAATATCATACTCCAATATGAAGAAAATGGAATAGGCAGATGGACTGTAATAGAGAATAAAAGCGGTAAACTCATCGGATGGTCAGGCATCAAACTGATCAGAGAAGAAACTAATGGGCACGAGGATTTTTATGATTTGGGATATAGATTGCGACCGCAATTTTGGGGGCTTGGGTACGCCACAGAGAGTGCCAAAGCATGGACAAAGATAGCAGATGAGACCTTGAATATCGAATTTTTGTACGCAACAGCCAATGTGGAAAATCAAGGCTCACAGCGTGTATTGAAAAAGTCTGGTTTTGAGATCACATCTTCCTATGATTTTATACTAAGTGGAGTGCCGATTCCCTGTGTTTGGATGGAGCGGAAAAGGAAGTGA